Proteins co-encoded in one Plasmodium berghei ANKA genome assembly, chromosome: 11 genomic window:
- a CDS encoding ATPase, putative, which yields MKLLTSKYPKISKDIFQRNNIILRKKNETSNFKKLLCRSFIFYSAMQKVIGTHSGRFHTDEILASVMLKFLPEYKDAKIIRTRDQELLDKCDIVVDVGGIYDHEKKRYDHHQREFNDGLDENHNIRLSSAGLIYKHYGKDVLRKGFNITDENKVNILYDKIYTVLIESIDALDNGINQYEGEAKYQINTTLQHRVNRFNPNFLEDDIDENERFMLASNVVKDEFSSFVNYYSNVWYEAKTITLEAVKNRYNFHKSGRVIFLQKHCPYSDHIYNIEKELNIKDQILFCIYKDRYNNCRCGTISKENEGFNIRLPFPPSFRGLKNEALVKESNIEGLTFVHYSGFTSAGDNIECLVKLVEATLKENGISY from the coding sequence atgaaactTTTAACATCGAAATATCCTAAAATATCAAAAGATATTTTTCAGAGGAATAATATTATCCTAAGAAAAAAGAACGAAACAAGTAATTTTAAGAAATTATTGTGTAggtcttttatattttattcagCAATGCAAAAAGTAATTGGGACTCATTCAGGACGTTTTCATACTGATGAGATATTAGCATCAGTTatgttaaaatttttacCTGAATATAAAGATGCAAAAATTATCAGAACCCGAGATCAAGAACTTTTAGATAAATGTGATATTGTTGTAGATGTAGGAGGGATATATGATCATGAAAAAAAGAGATATGATCATCATCAAAGAGAATTTAATGATGGCTTAGATGAAAATCACAATATAAGACTAAGTAGTGCAGGGTTAATTTATAAGCATTATGGGAAAGACGTATTAAGGAAAGGATTTAATATAactgatgaaaataaagtaaatatattatatgataaaatatatactgTATTAATAGAATCGATAGATGCACTTGACAATGGGATTAATCAATATGAAGGAGAAGcaaaatatcaaataaatacaacCTTACAACATCGAGTAAATAGATTTAATCCAAATTTTTTGGAAGACGAtattgatgaaaatgaacGTTTTATGTTAGCTTCAAATGTTGTAAAAGATGAATTTAGTAgttttgtaaattattattctaATGTTTGGTATGAAGCTAAAACTATAACTTTAGAAGCTGTGAAGAAtagatataattttcataaatcAGGTAgagttatatttttacaaaaacaTTGCCCATATTCggatcatatatataacatagAAAAGGAGCTAAATATTAAAGatcaaattttattttgcatTTACAAAGATAGGTATAACAACTGCAGGTGTGGTACAATTTCAAAAGAAAACGAAGGTTTTAATATTAGACTTCCATTTCCCCCTAGTTTTAGAggtttaaaaaatgaagctTTGGTCAAAGAATCAAATATCGAAGGGTTAACATTTGTTCATTATTCTGGCTTTACTAGTGCTGGTGATAATATTGAATGTTTGGTGAAATTGGTTGAGGCCACTTTAAAAGAGAATGGTATTTCTTACTAA
- a CDS encoding pyruvate kinase, putative yields MNPFKFKNATAGASLQSAANITLRQILEPNNVNLRSKKTHIVCTLGPACKSVETLVQLIDAGMDICRFNFSHGTHDDHKQMFENVLKAQAQRPNCTLGMLLDTKGPEIRTGLLKNKEAHLKEGSKLKLVTDYSYLGDETCIACSYTKLPQSVKPGSIILIADGSVSCRVLETHDDHVITEVLNNATIGEKKNMNLPNVKVDLPIISEKDKDDILNFAIPMGCNFIAASFIQSAEDVRLIRNLLGPRGRHIKIIPKIENIEGIINFDKILAEADGIMIARGDLGMEISAEKVFLAQKLMISKCNLQGKPIITATQMLESMTKNPRPTRAEVTDVANAVLDGTDCVMLSGETAGGKFPVEAVTIMSKICLEAEACIDYKLLYQSLVNAIQTPISVQEAVARSAVETAESIEASVIITLTETGYTARLIAKYKPSCTILALSASDSTVRCLNVHRGVTCIKVGSFQGTDNVLRNAIELAKERNIVKPGDSAICIHGIKEEVSGSTNLMKVIQVE; encoded by the exons atgaatccttttaaatttaaaaacgCAACCGCTGGAGCTAGCTTACAAAGCGCAGCTAACATTACTTTAAGGCAAATTTTAGAACCTAATAATGTAAATTTACGTTCAAAAAAAACTCATATTGTTTGTACATTGGGCCCAGCATGTAAATCTGTTGAAACACTCGTACAATTGATAGATGCAg GAATGGATATATGCCGTTTTAACTTCTCTCATGGAACTCATGATGACCACAAGCAAATGTTTGAAAACGTTTTAAAAGCACAAGCCCAAAGACCAAACTGCACATTAGGTATGTTATTAGATACTAAAGGACCTGAAATAAGAACAggtttattaaaaaataaagaagcCCATTTAAAAGAAGGAAGCAAATTAAAGTTGGTTACTGATTATTCCTATTTGGGAGATGAAACTTGTATTGCTTGTtcatatacaaaattaCCACAAAGTGTAAAACCAGGaagtattatattaatagcTGATGGATCCGTTAGTTGTAGAGTATTAGAAACACACGATGATCATGTAATTACAGAAGTATTAAATAATGCAACAATTGgtgagaaaaaaaatatgaacttACCAAATGTTAAGGTTGATTTACCAATTATAAGCGAAAAAGATAAAGATGATATACTTAATTTTGCTATACCAATGGGATGCAATTTTATTGCTGCATCATTTATTCAATCTGCTGAAGATGTGCGTTTAATCAGAAATTTGTTAGGTCCACGAGGAAGgcatattaaaattattccAAAAATCGAAAACATTGAAggtattataaattttgacAAAATATTAGCTGAAGCCGATGGAATTATGATTGCAAGAGGAGATCTTGGTATGGAAATATCTGCAGAGAAAGTTTTCTTAGCCCAAAAACTTATGATATCAAa atgTAATTTACAAGGAAAGCCAATCATTACAGCCACTCAAATGCTTGAATCTATGACAAAGAACCCAAGACCCACACGAGCAGAAGTTACAGATGTAGCTAATGCAGTTTTAGACGGAACAGATTGTGTTATGCTTTCAGGTGAAACAGCAGGAGGTAAATTTCCAGTAGAAGCAGTTACTATTATGTCTAAAATATGCTTAGAAGCAGAAGCATGCATtgattataaattattatatcaatCATTAGTAAATGCCATCCAAACCCCAATAAGTGTACAAGAAGCAGTAGCTAGATCTGCAGTTGAAACAGCAGAATCGATTGAAGCATCGGTAATTATTACATTAACAGAAACCGGATACACTGCTAGACTAATAGCTAAATACAAACCAAGCTGTACTATATTAGCTTTAAGTGCATCTGATTCAACAGTTAGATGCTTAAATGTGCACAGAGGTGTTACATGTATTAAAGTAGGATCATTCCAAGGAACCGATAACGTATTAAGAAATGCAATTGAACTTGCAAAAGAGAGAAATATCGTTAAACCCGGAGATAGTGCCATATGTATTCATGGAATTAAAGAAGAAGTTTCTGGAAGTACTAACTTAATGAAAGTAATACAAGTAGAATAA